Below is a window of Halomonas sp. Bachu 37 DNA.
CCAAGTATCGTCCTTGTCCGCTGCTCAAGCGGATGGTCGACGCGGGATACCTGGGCCGCAAGAGCGGTCGCGGCTTCCACGTCTACCAATAGCGCTCATGTTGCCGAGGGATTCGCCAAAAGAAGTGATTGCCTACCAACCAAGCGTTCGCTAGGGTTGGTGGGTATCTCTTACCTCCGCAGAACAACTCAAGGAGCCCTCTATGAGCGAAGCCGTCATCGAAAAGGTCGATAATGATGGTATTGTCCGCCTGACCATCAATCGCCCCAAGGCACTGAATGCGCTGAACAGCGATGTCTTGAGCGCCTTGGAAAGCCATCTGGTGGAGCTTGAAGCCCATCCGGCGCTGCGTGCCGTGCTGATTACTGGAGCCGGGGAGAAGTCCTTCGTCGCCGGTGCCGATATCACCGAAATGCGCGACAAGACCCCCGAGCAGGCACGCGAATTCGCCAGCCAGGCGCTGCGCACCATCAAACGTCTGGAAACATTGCCGGTGCCGGTGGTCGCTCTGGTGAACGGGTTTTGCCTTGGCGGCGGCTGCGAATTGGCATTGGCCTGCGACTGGGCGGTAGCCAGCGATAACGCCGTGTTCGGTCAGCCCGAAGTGCTGCTGGGCGTGATCCCCGGCTTTGGCGGTACTCAGCGCCTGCCGCGTCGGGTCGGCCCCGCCATGGCGATCGACCTGGTCACTACCGGGCGCAAGATCGACGCCCAGGAAGCGCTACGCATCGGGCTGGTCAACCGGGTGATGCCGCAAGCCGAGCTCGAAAGCTATGTCGACGAGCTGACCAAGCAACTCAAGGGCAACGGCCCGCGATCGGTACGCGGTGCCAAGCAGGCCGTGCATGACGGCATGGATCAGGACCTCGATAGCGCCCTGGCGCTGGAAACCAGCCTGTTCGCCTTCTGCTTTGCTGGTGAAGAGCAGAAGGAAGGCATGTCGGCGTTTGTCGAGAAGCGCAAGCCCAACTTCTGATGAGGTGTGGTGAACAGCATTACGGCAGCGACGGTAACGTCGCTGCCTTTTTTTCTGATCCCGCCAACGCTTGGCCAGCATGCCGCGGCCGAAAAGCGGCGTAATCGGTTAGACTGGCACAAATTCCTCGCTTCTGGACAATGGCAATGGCTCTCAGCGCAACCCCCTATAAAGTGGACATCAACCTGACCGACCTGGACCTCGGGGTATACGAGACACTGCGTTTTACCGTGGCGCGCCACCCTTCGGAAACCGAAGAGCGCATGACCGCCCGGCTGGTAGCGCATGTATTGTGGTACAGCGATTCTATCGCGTTCGGCCGTGGCCTTTCCGATGTGGACGAGCCGGCGCTGTGGGAAAAGAGCCTGGATGGCCGGGTGCTGCATTGGATCGAGGTCGGCCAGCCCGATGCCGAGCGTCTGACCTGGTGTTCGCGCCGTGCCGAGCGTGTCTCGCTGCTTGCCTACGGGCGCCTGGATATCTGGGAAAACAAGGTATTACCGGCGGTGGCAACACTCAAGAACCTGAATATCGCCGCGCTGCCCCAGGAGCCGCTGACATTGATCGCCACCGATTTGCCACGCACCATCAATTGGGCGGTGATGATCAGCGAAGGCACACTGTTCATCACCGATGAGCGCGGCCAGCACGAGCTGGCGCCGCGCTGGCTGATGGGTGATCGCTGATATTCGCAGTATTCGGGCTCGAGCGTTCGTTATCGCCCGGCAGACGAATCATTCACCTGCTTCAAGCTTGTCCTGAGTCCTGTATTCGAAGTCCGAAGCATCGTGGCGTTCATGAAGTTGTTCGTGGGGCTCGCCCCAGGTGCGGTTGACCATGCGGCCGCGTTTCACGGCAGGGCGTTCGTCGAGCTCTTCGGTCCAGCGCACCACGTTCGTGTAAGTGTGGGCCTCGAGGAATTCGGCGGCGTCGTAGGCGCGGTTCTTGACCAATGCGCCGTACCAGGGGTGGATCGCCATATCGGCAATGGTGTACTCGTCGCCGGCCATGAAGCGATTTTCCGCCAGATGACGGTCCAGGACATCGAGCTGGCGCTTCACCTCCATGGTGTAGCGGTCGATGGGATACTGGTACTTCTCAGGGGCGTAGGCGTAAAAGTGGCCGAAACCGCCA
It encodes the following:
- a CDS encoding YaeQ family protein; the protein is MALSATPYKVDINLTDLDLGVYETLRFTVARHPSETEERMTARLVAHVLWYSDSIAFGRGLSDVDEPALWEKSLDGRVLHWIEVGQPDAERLTWCSRRAERVSLLAYGRLDIWENKVLPAVATLKNLNIAALPQEPLTLIATDLPRTINWAVMISEGTLFITDERGQHELAPRWLMGDR
- a CDS encoding enoyl-CoA hydratase-related protein; translated protein: MSEAVIEKVDNDGIVRLTINRPKALNALNSDVLSALESHLVELEAHPALRAVLITGAGEKSFVAGADITEMRDKTPEQAREFASQALRTIKRLETLPVPVVALVNGFCLGGGCELALACDWAVASDNAVFGQPEVLLGVIPGFGGTQRLPRRVGPAMAIDLVTTGRKIDAQEALRIGLVNRVMPQAELESYVDELTKQLKGNGPRSVRGAKQAVHDGMDQDLDSALALETSLFAFCFAGEEQKEGMSAFVEKRKPNF